The sequence below is a genomic window from Actinomycetota bacterium.
TGGTCCTGGACATGGCCTCCCTGGACTTCATCGACTCCAGCGGGCTCTCGGTGCTTGTCGCAGGACTCAAGCGCCTGAGGAACTCCGAGGGCAACCTCACCCTCAGGGCGGTGCCGGAACAGACTCGCCGTGTCTTGGAGGTAAGCGGCCTCTCCCGGGTTCTCTCCATCGCCTAGGCCCACCGCCGCTCGGGTGGCCGAGTTTCCGGGCGTCTAGCCCGTCTGCTGCTCCCCTTCGCCGGCGGCCGCCTTGTAGGACGGCCACGGAATCGGCAATGCCCCCTCGGCCTGATGCACGAGCTCGTCGATCGCCCAGTTTCGATAGACCACAACGTCCGGCGGCGTGCAGAGCGTAAGCAGGTGCTCTCCGGCCGAACAGTACTCATCGGCCTCCTCGAGCATCCTCCCGAAATCCCTGGCAGCCGGACCGACGGCCCGTGGGACCTCCAAAGTCAAGTCGACGCTGGCGTCGCCGCGGGCGATTGCAGCCTCCATCTCGGCCCGCCCGGCTGCGCCGAACGCCTGGAAGCGCCGGTCCAGCTCCGCGGCAAGGGCCACCAAACGGCCGGGAACGCTGCTGGAGTCGGCGCGGCCTTCCTCAACGAGCATGCGGAACTCCCGGCGAAGGCCGTCCTGGTGCTCGGAGGAGCGCACCTGGATATCCAGCGGCACGCCGATCAAACGAATGGTTACGAGCTCGGGTGGACTCTCGTCCGTCAAAGCCATGCTCCGGAGACGGCGGGGGCCAGACGGCTGCGCGGGCGGAACTGCTCGGTATCCGGAGAGGTGGTGACCCTGAAGTCGGCGGTTCTGATTTCGGTGGCGGGCTTGGTTCGCACGGGATGCTCGCGGGCTTCCACATCATCCCCGGCACCACCGGTAGCCAGCTCGAACCAGACCACCTTGCCGCCGTCGACCGCAAAGGTGCCCCACGCGGCGGCCAGGGCATCGACGATCACCATGCCCCTTCCGGTGGTGGCCGTCTCCGAGTAGCTTCGAACCACCGGCATGGCGGGGCTGGAGTCGCGCACCTCGGCCCGGACCTTGAGATCGTCGTAGGTCAGGGTCAGAACGGCCCCCTCACCCCCGTGAAGGATGGCGTTGGTGACGAGCTCGCTGATCATTAGGATCGCGTTGTCGGCTACCGCCAGCAGGCCCCAGGTCTTTAGGCGGTCGCGGGTAAAACGGCGTGCTTCGCCGATTCCGGTAGACACCGGAGGAATATGAAATTGTGCTTCAAAGTCAGGCACTTTGTCGATCCCGATCTGCGATGGGGATTATCCCGCCGCCCTCTTCTCAAGCGGTATCTTGTCTCAAAACGAAGGCGGACGGCAATGAATGCCGCGGATGCGTCCGCCCTGTGTTACCCAATGCTGTGAAACCTAGTCGGCGTCTGCCGCCAGCTCCAGCTTCTTTGCTGCCGTGGGGTCGATGCGAACCCCGGGGCTCATGGTCGACGAGACCGCCATGCTCTTGATGTACTTACCCTTGGCTGCGGACGGCTTGGCGCGAATGATCTCGTCCACGACGGTGAGGTAGTTGGCGGCCAGGTCCTCCACCGGGAACGACGCCTTGCCGATGATCGTGTGGACGTTGGCCTGGCGGTCGGTCTTGTACTCGATCTTGCCGGCTTTGAACTCACGGACCGTCTTGCCCACGTCGGTGGTGACGGTTCCCGACTTCGGGTTGGGCATCAGGCCGCGGGGGCCGAGGATCTTTCCGAGCTTTCCGACGACCGGCATCATGTCGGGGGTGGCGATGGCGATGTCGAAGTCGGTCCAGCCCTTCTCGATGCGCTCGGCAAGGTCCTTGTCTCCGACGACGTCCGCTCCTGCCTCCTCCGCCTCACGTGCACGCTCGGCCTGGGCGAAGACGGCGACACGAAGCGTCTTGCCGGTGCCCTTGGGGAGGCTGACGGTTCCTCGAACCTGCTGGTCGGCCTTCCGGACGTCCAGGCCGAGCAGAACGCTCAGCTCGACGGTTTCGTCGAATTTGGCGGCCGCCATGTCTTTGACCAGCTTCAGCGCCTCGGCCGGCTCGTAGAGTTTGCTGCGGTCGTATTTGGCGAATGCTGCGTCGTAACGCTTGCCCTTGTTGCTCATATCAAATGCCTTCCTGGTCGAAGGGGGCCCTGTGCCCGTCTCCTCCTGCCCTGCAGCCGGCTCCGGGGCCGGTTGCTGTCGATCACATCGAGCGGGCAGTGCCCTCGATGTTGCTGCGGTTCGTTCCTAGGCTACGTTGATCCCCATCGAACGGGCGGTGCCCTCGATGATCTTCGCCGCCGCCTCGATGTCCGTGGCGTTGAGGTCCTGCATCTTCGTCTCGGCGATCTTGCGGATCTGGTCACCGGTGACGGTGCCGACCTTGGTCCGGTTCGGCTCGGCCGACCCCTTGTCGATGCCGGCAGCCTGGCGGAGCAGGTTTGCGGCCGGGGGCGACTTCAGCACGAAGTCGAAGGTGCGGTCGTCGTAGATGGTGACGACAACCGGGATGACCATCCCCTGCTGGGAGGCGGTCTTCTCGTTGTACTGACGCACGAAGTCCATGATCGCCACGCCGTGAGGGCCGAGCGCAGTACCTACCGGAGGCGCAGGAGTTGCCTGCCCGGCGGGAATCTGCAGCTTCGCGATTGCCAGGACCTTCTTCTTTTTAGCCATTGGTTTTCCGTTCCTTAGATTTTCTAGAGCTTGGCGACCTGCTCGAAGGACAGCTCCACCGGGGTCTCCCGGCCGAACACGTTGACGAGCACCTTGAGCTTCGATTGGTCCACGTTGATCTCGGAGATGGTTCCGGTGAAGTTGGAGAAGGGCTCGGTGACCACCCGGACGCTTTCGCCCTCTTCGAACTCCAGACGGGGCTTGAGCTTTTCGACCGGCTTGACCCGAAGGATCTTCTCGACCTCTTTGGGAGCCAGAGGGATGGGCTTGGCGCCCGACCCGACGAAGCCAGTGACGCCCGGGGTGTTGCGGACCACGTACCAGGAGTCGTCCTCGAGGTACATACGGACCAGCAGGTAGCCGGGGAAGACCTTCTTCTGGACGACCTGCTTCTTGCCACCCTTGAACTCCATGACGTCCTCCATGGGGATGACGACCTCGAAGATCTTCTCCTCCATGTTCATGGAGTTGATGCGGGTGAGGATGCTGCCCTTGACCTTGTTCTCGTAGCCGGCGTAGGTGTGGACGACGAACCAGTCGCCCGCCCGCTCGCTGAACGGGACCTCGAAGTCGTGGTCCCGGGCTTCGGCCGCCTCCGCGGCTTCAGCGGCCTCGTCGGTCTCCTCCACGGAGTCGTCGACCTCGGCCTCCGAGGTTCCTGCGCTACCGTTCAAGACAGACGTCTGACTGTCCTCATCGCTTGCCGGCTCATCGGTCACAGCAAGACCTTGATCTTCAGCCAAATTACCTGCCTCCTCGGTCGATCAAGAACAGGACTCCCTTTAGAGCCACATAATCGATTCCTGCGATTACCACCATAAAAAAGATGACCGTGACGAGCACCACCACGCTGTAGGTGATGACCTCGTTCCGGGTGGGCCACGCAACCCGGCCAAGCTCACCCTTTACCTCCTTGAGGAAGGTCAGCGGCTTGGTGCGTTTGCGGCTCGGGGCCGTGGGAGCGCGCTTCAAACGGTCGGCGGCGCCCTCACGCTTCTTCATCGCCCGCTTCATCTCACGGTTGACACCGGTCCCGGTGCCGTCGGTGCCGGGCTCCTCGGTCTTGGTTCCTTTGCCGGCGGAAGCTTTGGGTGCTGCCTTGTCCGCCCTGGCGGTAGCGGTCGCGCCCCTGGCGGGCCTAGCTGCCGGTTTGGCGCCGGGTTTGGCTCCAGGCTTGGGTGCGGTTTTCGCTGCGGGCTTGGCGGCAGCTTTTGCGCCGGCTTTGTCCCCCGGTTTGGCGGCTGCTCGACCTGCCGGCCGGGACGTGGACTTGCCAGCGGTACCTGCTGCTCGACCGGCGGGCTTGGCCGCGGTTTTGGCGCGACCGGACGCCGGCTTGGCGCCGCCGGCCGGCTTTACGGCCTCTTTGCCCTGCTTCTCACCATCTGTTGCCATGCTTGTGAACTCCGACGTATAGGGATTAGGTAAATCCGGCAGGCCCGGAGGGACTTGAACCCCCAACCCCCGGTTTTGGAGACCGGTGCTCTACCAATTGAGCCACGGGCCTAAACGATAAGCACTCGGCAGTGCCCGTCTGCAACCGAATAAGTATAGGCGATGGACCACTCGGCGCAGCAAAGCCCGGCAAAGCGGACCCATCCTAACCGGTCGATGGCAGTCTATTGCCTGCCCTCGGCACAAAACAAAGAGGGCGCCTGAGGCGCCCTCTTTGTTGGTGCTTGCTTCGTTAGACGGTGGTGGTCTTGTTGACCTTGCCTACGAGTCCGGCCAGCACACCCGTTACCAGTACTGCGGTGCCGAGGGTGGCGACGTAACCGTAGATGTCCTCCGGAAGCTGGCCCGCCAGGAAGTAGGCGGCGAGACCTCCGGTTGCTCCCAGCACGACATCCCACAAGATGCTGGAGTCCTTGAGAAAGACTCCCTTGATGAAGATGCCGGCGGCGATACCGAGGACCACTGCGGCGAGAACTTCCATTCGAAACCTCCTGCTTTTTCGGGCTCCTCCCCCGGCCGGCGGCCGGAGCGTTTCCCGAGTTTTCTGTGCCTGATCTGACGCAGATCTCGCAGGTTGGTTACAAAGGGCGCTCTCAGGCCGCTACCTTCACCCCGTGGCGGCGACGTCCGAACAGGACCGCTCCGGCCAGGACCGCAAGGCCCAACGCCGAGCCGGCGGCTACCCGGTGCTCGCCGATCTGCCTGGTGGTGACCGTGGTGGCACGGCCGAGCTGCTTGCGGGTCTCCTCGATGACTGCACGCCTGCGGGCCGCCTCGGCCACCCTCTCGGTGACGGTGCCCAGCAGCCATGCCGGCGGCTGGATATCCATGGCGGCCAGCGATCCCAGCTGGGCCTCCAGCTTGCGGTACTCGGCCAGCTCGGCGCGGCAGCTCTCGCAGGACTCCAGGTGGCCCAGAACCCCGGGCGGAAACGTCTTTTCGTCAAATGCCGGGAAATGCTCCCGTGCGTGTGAACACTCCATTACCTCTACCTTTTCACTCATCCCGCCGCCAATTCGTCGTGCAGCAGCACCCTGAGCTTCTGGCGGGCCCGGAATAGTCTTACCCGGGCCGTGCCCTCCTGGATACCCAGCTGCTCGGCGATCTCGTCGAACCCCAGGCCGTAGACGTCTTTCATGACGACGATGGTCCGGTAGTCCTCCGGCAACGATGCGATGGCCGCATCAAGCCTCGCCCGAAGCGAGTGCTGCTCGGCGGTGACCGCGGGGTCCGAAGACTCGATTGCGGGCAGGAGGCTCCAATCCTCCGGCTCCATGCGAACTTCGACGTTCCTGCGGGACCTTTTGCGCAGCAGCGTGATTGCGACGTTGGAGGTGACCCGGTAGAGCCAGGTGGAAAACTTGGCCTCTCCCCGAAACTGCTTGATGACCCGCAGGAGCTTGATGAAAACGTCCTGGGTGACCTCGGCAGCATCTTCCGGGTTGCCCACTATTCGGAGTGACAATGAGTACACCGAAGCGTGGGTCAATCGAATCAACTCCTCAAACGCGGCTTGGTCGCCCTCTTGGCATGCTTTGATGACACTGTCGGGGACGTCCAAAATGGTTGCCTAACCCCCAGACGCGGAAAGCGCCCCGAAAGTTACAGGGCGCTCCGCGTGAGGTTGATGCGTATTCAATTGGCTCGAATGGGGCGCCGTACGCCCGCATCGGGAGATCAGAACTACCTGGTCTCCCGGTGAGCGGTGTGAAGCCTGCACCATCTGCAGTACTTCTTCAGCTCCATCCGACCCTGCTGCTTCTGGCGGTTCTTGGTGGTGATGTAGTTGCGGCGCTTGCACTCCTGGCACGCCAGAGTCACATGGGGCCGCTTGTCGCTCTTGGCTGCCATTGTCTCTAGCTCCTACTACTTGATGATCTTGATGACTCGGCCTGCGCCGACCGTCCGTCCACCCTCACGGATGGCGAACTGAAGGCCCTCGTCCATGGCGATGGGCTGGATGAGCTCCACGTGCATGATCGTGTTGTCACCAGGCATGACCATCTCGATGCCCTCGGGCAGGGTCACCGCACCGGTTACGTCCGTAGTACGGAAGTAGAACTGCGGGCGGTAGTTGTTGAAGAACGGCGTGTGACGGCCGCCTTCGTCCTTGCCGAGCACGTAGACCTGAGCATCGAACTGCGTGTGCGGGGTGATCGAGCCCGGCTTCGCCAGGACCTGTCCGCGCTCCACGTTGTTCTTGTCGATGCCTCGGAGCAGAGCGCCGATGTTGTCGCCGGCCTGACCGGAGTCGAGCAGCTTGCGGAACATCTCGACGCCGGTGCAAACGGTCTGCTGCACCTTCTCCCGGATG
It includes:
- a CDS encoding STAS domain-containing protein; its protein translation is MSSNFDMTVATEGDVTVIGLSGDLDFHTARRLREKLLELHTSGVTNVVLDMASLDFIDSSGLSVLVAGLKRLRNSEGNLTLRAVPEQTRRVLEVSGLSRVLSIA
- the rplK gene encoding 50S ribosomal protein L11 encodes the protein MAKKKKVLAIAKLQIPAGQATPAPPVGTALGPHGVAIMDFVRQYNEKTASQQGMVIPVVVTIYDDRTFDFVLKSPPAANLLRQAAGIDKGSAEPNRTKVGTVTGDQIRKIAETKMQDLNATDIEAAAKIIEGTARSMGINVA
- a CDS encoding ATP-binding protein produces the protein MSTGIGEARRFTRDRLKTWGLLAVADNAILMISELVTNAILHGGEGAVLTLTYDDLKVRAEVRDSSPAMPVVRSYSETATTGRGMVIVDALAAAWGTFAVDGGKVVWFELATGGAGDDVEAREHPVRTKPATEIRTADFRVTTSPDTEQFRPRSRLAPAVSGAWL
- a CDS encoding sigma-70 family RNA polymerase sigma factor, giving the protein MDVPDSVIKACQEGDQAAFEELIRLTHASVYSLSLRIVGNPEDAAEVTQDVFIKLLRVIKQFRGEAKFSTWLYRVTSNVAITLLRKRSRRNVEVRMEPEDWSLLPAIESSDPAVTAEQHSLRARLDAAIASLPEDYRTIVVMKDVYGLGFDEIAEQLGIQEGTARVRLFRARQKLRVLLHDELAAG
- the rpmG gene encoding 50S ribosomal protein L33; this encodes MAAKSDKRPHVTLACQECKRRNYITTKNRQKQQGRMELKKYCRWCRLHTAHRETR
- the rplA gene encoding 50S ribosomal protein L1; this translates as MSNKGKRYDAAFAKYDRSKLYEPAEALKLVKDMAAAKFDETVELSVLLGLDVRKADQQVRGTVSLPKGTGKTLRVAVFAQAERAREAEEAGADVVGDKDLAERIEKGWTDFDIAIATPDMMPVVGKLGKILGPRGLMPNPKSGTVTTDVGKTVREFKAGKIEYKTDRQANVHTIIGKASFPVEDLAANYLTVVDEIIRAKPSAAKGKYIKSMAVSSTMSPGVRIDPTAAKKLELAADAD
- the nusG gene encoding transcription termination/antitermination protein NusG — translated: MNGSAGTSEAEVDDSVEETDEAAEAAEAAEARDHDFEVPFSERAGDWFVVHTYAGYENKVKGSILTRINSMNMEEKIFEVVIPMEDVMEFKGGKKQVVQKKVFPGYLLVRMYLEDDSWYVVRNTPGVTGFVGSGAKPIPLAPKEVEKILRVKPVEKLKPRLEFEEGESVRVVTEPFSNFTGTISEINVDQSKLKVLVNVFGRETPVELSFEQVAKL
- the secE gene encoding preprotein translocase subunit SecE, which produces MATDGEKQGKEAVKPAGGAKPASGRAKTAAKPAGRAAGTAGKSTSRPAGRAAAKPGDKAGAKAAAKPAAKTAPKPGAKPGAKPAARPARGATATARADKAAPKASAGKGTKTEEPGTDGTGTGVNREMKRAMKKREGAADRLKRAPTAPSRKRTKPLTFLKEVKGELGRVAWPTRNEVITYSVVVLVTVIFFMVVIAGIDYVALKGVLFLIDRGGR